One Limisphaera ngatamarikiensis genomic window, TGTGTCCGGGTAATACAGGGGCGTGTCCTCTGACGGCCCCGGCCCCTGCAACACCCCGCGCGCCAGGTATTCCAGGTTCACCTGGTGAATGATCCCGATCCCGGGTGGAATGACCCGGAAGGTGCGAAACGCCTGCGTACCCCACTTGAGAAACTCGTAGCGCTCGCGGTTGCGGGCGAATTCCAGTTCCAGATTCCGCCGCAGCGCGTCGCTGGTGCCGTATACGTCCACCTGCACCGAGTGGTCCACCACCAGATCCACCGGAACCAGCGGCTCAATCAGCCGCGGGTCCCGGCCCATGCGCGCCACCGCTGATCGCATGGCCGCCAGATCCACCAACAACGGCACCCCCGTGAAATCCTGCAGGACGATCCGCGCCACCACAAAGGGGATCTCCTCTGTGCGCGGAGCACGCGGCTGCCATGCCGCCAGCGAGCGGATCGCCGATTCGGGCACGCGGCGACCGTCGCAGTTCCTCAGCACTGATTCCAACACCAGCCGGATCGAGACCGGCAACCGCGAAATCGGTCCCAAACCGGCCTGCTCCAGCCGCGGCAGCGAATAAAACGCCCCGCGCCGGCCATCGCCCACCTCGAACGTTTGCAACGTGTCAAACAGGTTATGCAACGTGCTCATGATCCATGTCCAACGCGACCCAAATCAACGGCCGCGCACGCAGACGCCCACTCTGGCCCCGCTCCCGCCGCCCGTCAAGCCGACCCACCCGCACCAATACCGCCCCGATCTGAGCCGAAAAGGTTGTTACCCGGACGGGGAGGGTTCGTTTGTCGTGTCGAAACGCGTCGTTGCGCCAAAAGTCGAGGTTGCCCGCCATGAACACCGATCTGAGCGCTCAAACCAGACGCGAGGTGCTGACCTAACTGCGGCGTGCCCACGTCCGGGCCGGCAGGCTTTACAAACGTCAACGGCTCGACCAAGCGGTCAGCTGGTTGGGCTACCACCGCAAGGCCGCCAGAGGTCTCCCCGCTGATCGCCGCCCTGTGCGCCGGCGCGCTGGGGGCAGTGGATCCACCACTGCCTGCCGGCCCGCCGCAGTAAGGCCCGTGACGTTCGACAACCGGAGCCGATGACCGAAGCCCGCAACCCTCAAACGACGAAGCAGCGCCGCCGCTCGCTTCAGTGACCTTGCTAGCCCATTCTTGCATTCCTCTTCTGTCTGAACCACACCATCACAAGCCCTCCACCCACCAGCAGCGCCCAGGTCGACGGCTCCGGCACCGGCCGGGCAATAATCGGCGCGTTGGGAATGGAGTTGTATGCCCAGCCCAACAGCACCCCGCCCCCCTCGGCCGCCAGGATCGCGTCGAAGTACCCGTAATGCCACCCGTCCTCCAACTCGAACCCGATGCCAATGAAGCCACGCGCACCCGGACTCCTGGGCCACTCGCTGGCCGTACCGGTGCTCAAATGGATTGCAATGGGCGTAAACTCCCACTCCCCGGGGGATACATATCCATCCCGCAAGTCGCTGGAGACCCACGCCAACGAAGGCTCCAGTGAGGGCCCGATCTGGGCCCCTTCCTCCAGCCGT contains:
- a CDS encoding PEP-CTERM sorting domain-containing protein (PEP-CTERM proteins occur, often in large numbers, in the proteomes of bacteria that also encode an exosortase, a predicted intramembrane cysteine proteinase. The presence of a PEP-CTERM domain at a protein's C-terminus predicts cleavage within the sorting domain, followed by covalent anchoring to some some component of the (usually Gram-negative) cell surface. Many PEP-CTERM proteins exhibit an unusual sequence composition that includes large numbers of potential glycosylation sites. Expression of one such protein has been shown restore the ability of a bacterium to form floc, a type of biofilm.); the protein is MSKRLLSLWLVAVGLWGPAVGPAVGQGTITVVLPQPLGMGSDRLHLFFYPIDINGDGVVDFTFAADVGALMLRTERANRVVIRSSPPPDLGGPVARLEEGAQIGPSLEPSLAWVSSDLRDGYVSPGEWEFTPIAIHLSTGTASEWPRSPGARGFIGIGFELEDGWHYGYFDAILAAEGGGVLLGWAYNSIPNAPIIARPVPEPSTWALLVGGGLVMVWFRQKRNARMG